In Streptomyces rapamycinicus NRRL 5491, the genomic stretch CCTACGGCAGGCCCGCGGTCCTGGACTGGCAGCGGGCCATGAACGAGGCGGTGGACGAGGTGATCGACGCGGCCGCCCGCGAGGGCATCGACGCGGGCATCGTCAAGGGCGGCACCCTGCGCGTCGCCCGCACCCCCGCCCAGGCCACCCGGCTGCGCCACAAGGTCGAACAGGACCATGAGTGGGGGGTGGCCGACTCGGTGCTGCTCACCCCCGCCGAATCCGCGGCGCGCATCCGTATCGACGGGGTCACCGCCGCCGCCTTCACCCCGCACTGCGCCCGGCTGCAGCCCGCCACCCTGGTCCGCGGCCTCGCCGACACCGTCGAGCGGCTCGGTGTCACCATCCATGAGAAGTCCCCGGTCACCGCCATCGAACCGGGCCGTGCGATCACCGCGCACGGCACCGTACGGGCCCCCGTGGTGCTCCGGGCCACCGAGGGGTTCACCGCGTCCCTCAAGGGGCTGCGGCGCGCCTGGCTGCCCATGAACAGCTCCATGATCGTCACCGAGCCGCTGCCCGCCCGGATCTGGCGGGAGATCGGCTGGGAGGGCCGGGAGACCCTCGGGGACACCGCCCACGGCCATATGTACGCCCAGCGCACCGGCGACGACCGGATCGCGATCGGCGGGCGCGGGGTGCCCTATCGCTTCGGCTCGCGCACCGACCACGAGGGGAGGGTCGGCGAGCGCACGATCGGCCAGCTCACCCGGACCCTGGAGCGGATGCTGCCGCAGACGGCCGGGGCCCGGGTGGACCACGCCTGGTGCGGGGTGCTGGCCGTGCCCCGCGACTGGTCCGCCACCGTCGGCCTGGACCGGGCCACCGGGCTCGGCTGGGCCGGTGGGTACGTCGGCCACGGAGTCACCTCCACCAACCTGGCCGCCCGCACCCTCACCGATCTGGTCCTGGCCCGCGACACCCGGCTCACCCGGCTGCCGTGGACCGGCCACGCCCCGGGCACCTGGGAGCCCGAGCCGTTCCGCTGGCTGGGGGTGCGCGGCCTGTACACCGCCTACCGCCTCGCCGACCGCCACGAGGCGGGCGGACGTGTCCGTACCTCACCCATCGCCACCGTCGCCGACCTCATCGCACGCCGTCCGTGAGCCCGGGTGCCGCCGCGTCCGGGCCCGGTCCGACGGCCCTGGGCGCGGCGGCCCGGCTCTGCGATGATGAGCGGTATCCGGAGGGAGTCCGTCCAGATGCCGTTGCTCACGGTTGCCGACGTCCTGCGTCTTCCCGTCATCGTCGCGGGACTTCCCCGTGTGATGGCCGGTGAGGACCAGCTGGCCCGTGCGGTCCGCTGGGTGCACGTCACCGAGCTGCTCGACCCCGCCTCGTTCCTCGAAGGCGGTGAGCTGGTGTTGACCACCGGCATGCCCCAGCCCAACGACCCCAGCCGGTTGCGCGGCTATGTGGACCAGCTGGCCGACATCGGTGCCGCGGGGCTCGTGGTGGAGCTCGGCCGCCGCTACCAGCAGGCGCCACCGGACCTGGTGGCCGCCTGCCGCGCCCGGGACCTGCCGCTGATCGTCCTGTCCCGTGGCATCCGCTTCATCGAGGTGACCCAGCACGTCCACGCGCTGATCCTCGACGCACAGGGCGAGCTGCTGCGCCGCTCCCAGCAGGTGCATGAGATCTTCACCGGGCTGACGCTGCGCAACGCCGAACCGAAGGAGCTGGTACGCGCCGCCGCCGATCTGATGGGCCGCCCGGTGGTCCTGGAGAACCTGCTGCACCACGCGGTGTTCTCCGGTACGGCGGGCGGCACGGCCGGCCAGGTCCTGGAGGCGTGGCAGCGCCGTTCCCGCGCCACGCCGACCCCCGACACCACGCAGGCCAGCGGCCCGGAGGGCTGGCTGGTGGCCCCCGTCGAGCACAACGGCCGCCGCTGGGGGCGGCTGGTGGCGGTGCCGAACGCGGCCGCCCCCGCGGCCGACCCGGAACACACCATGATCCTGGGACGGGCCGCCACCGCCCTCACCCTCGCCCGGCTGACCGGCCACACCCAGTGGGACCGCCAGGCCCACACCTGCGCCCTGCTGGAGCTGCTGCGCTGGAGCTACCGCGGCCGCACCGAGGCACGCATCCGCATCGAGGCCCTCGGCATACCGGTCGTCGGCCACCGCCTGATCGCCCTGGCCATCGGCCACCACGGCGCCACCGCCGACGAGACGGGCCTGGACGACCGGCTCGCCGACGCCCTTCAGGGTTCCGGCATCCGGGCCCTGGTGGGACGGGTCTCCCCGGACCGGACCGGGGTGCTGCTCGCCCTGGCCCGGGCCAGCGCCTGGCAGCCGGTGGTGGAGCGGGTCAGCCGGCTCACCGAGGAGACACTGGGCGCGCCCGCGGTGGTGGCGGTCGGACCGGGGGTGACCGAGATCGACCAGGTGGCGAGGGTGTTCCGGGAGGCCGAGGAGGTGGCGGACGCCATCGGCCCCACCACCCCGCACCGGCCGTTCCACGTGCCCTCCGACGTCGGACTGCCCGAGCTGCTGTACGCGCTCCGCGACGACATCCGTGTGCAGAGGTACGTCGAGCACCAGCTGGGCAGGCTGATCGAGTACGACGAGCGCCACGCGGGCGATCTGCTGACCACGCTGCGCCACTACCTCGCCGCGGGCAACAAGTCCATCGCCGCCAAACAGATCGGCCTGTCCCGCCAGGCGTTCTACCAGCGGCTGCACACCATCGAACGGCTCCTCGGCCGCGACCTGGAGTCCGGTGTGCAGCGCACCCAGCTCCATGTCGCCGTCACCGCCCTGGACACGCTGACGGCGTCCGGCGCGGGAGGATGGGGCGCATGACATCCGAGACCGGCTATCTGCTGGACAACCGGCAGCGCGAGGCCGGCCGGCGCTTCGACGCGCTGGCCGAGCTCTTCGACCCCTGGACCCTGGACCACCTCGACCAGCTCGGCCTGGCCGCCGGATGGCGCTGCTGGGAGGTGGGAGCGGGCGGGCCCTCGGTGCCCACCGCCCTCGCCGGGCGGGTCGGGCCCACCGGACAGGTGCTGGTGACCGACATCGACACCTCCTGGCTGACGCGGCTGTCCGGCCCGGCCACCGGACCGGTCGAGGTGCGCCGCCACGACGTGGCCCGCGACGAGCCGCCGGGCGACGGTTTCGACCTCGTCCACGTCCGGCTGGTGCTGGTGCATCTGCCCGACCGGGCCGAGGCGCTGCGGCGGATGGCCGGGGCGGTGCGGCCGGGCGGATGGCTGGTCGTGGAGGACGCCGACCCGGCGCTCCAGCCGCTGGCCTGCCCCGATGAGCGCGGCCCGGCCGAGGAGCTGGCCAACCGGATCCGCCGCGGATTCCGCGCACTGCTCGCCGAGCGCGGGGTGGACCTCGCCTTCGGCCGCACCCTGCCCGCCCTGCTGCGCGGCGCCGGGCTGCACGACGTACGTGCCGAGGGCTGCTTCCCGCTGACCTCCCCGGCCTGCCGGGAGCTGGAGGCGGCCACCGTGCGTCAGCTGCGCGGACGGCTGGTGGCGGGCGGCCTGGCCACCGAGCAGGAGATCGAGCGCCACTTGGACCAGCTGCGCGGCGAGGGCATGGACGTCACCACCGCCCCGCTCATCACCTGCTGGGGCCGGCGCCCGCACTGAGAGCCTGTGTCATATCCCGGCCGTGGATATGACACAGGCTCTGAGCGCCGAACGCCCCGGGAATCCGCGCTCAGTCGAGCAGACCGAGTTGGCTCGCCGCCCGGATCGCCAGCCAGACCTCGGCGAACGCGCCGGTGGTGGACAGATCGCGGCCGGTCAGCTCGCTGAAGCGGCGCAGCCGGTAGGCGAGCGTATTGGGGTGCACATGGAGCGCCGCGGCCGCCTCGTCCGTACGGCGGTCGCGCTCCATCCAGGTGCGCACCGACGTCAGCAGCCGTGAGCCGTGGCCGGTGTCGTAGCGCAGCGCCTCGCCCAGCACATGCTCGACCAGATCGGTGAGCGCGGCCGGGTCGTCGGGCAGCCAGCGGCCGGTGACATCGTCGCCGTACCGCACGAGGGCACGGCCGGACGCGACGGCGTGGGACGCCGCCCACAACGCCTCGCGCTGGGCGATCCGCAGCGGGGAGCCGGGGCTGAACGGGCGGCTCATCCCGGCGGCCACACCCGGCAGGGACTCGACCGCCTCGCCCAGGCCGGGCGAGCCGAGCAGATAGCGGTCCTCGCCGCGCTTGAGCAGCAGACACGGCTGATCCTCCAGCGCCCGCAGTACGACATCCTCGGTGACGCCCCTGACCACCGCCAGCACGGTCTCGCCCTCGATGGAGTGGCGCAGCAGATGGCGGCGCGCCACCGCGGGTTCGAGGGCCCCTTGCAGCAGCTCGGCGAGGATCTCCGCGCCCTCGCGGCGCAGCGTCTCCCGCTCGGTGCGGACCATGGCGAGCTGGAGGGCGGCCACCGTGGCGATGTGCTGCACCACGGCGAGCCCCGCCGGGCGCGCGCCCTCCCGTTCGAAGGCGATGAGGAAACCCGCCGGGCCACCGGGGGAGGGGACCGGGAGGGCGAAGCCACCGGGGATGGTCGGCGGGGCGTCCGCCGAGCCGGGGATCACCGACGCGTCGGGCGCGGGCACCCCCGGCAGCAGCGGCCGGCCCTGGGTGGTGCACAGATAGATGTCGTAGCCGGACAGCTTCTCCAGCCGGCCGAACAGCGTCGCGGTGTCCAGGTTCTCCGAGGTCAGCCAGCGCAGCGCGCCGAACACCTGCAGCTGGGCGCCCAGCCGGTGGCGGGCGTCCTCCTGGACGGCGGCGGCCACCTCCTGCGCCACCGCCATGAACGGCACGGCCAGCGGGATCTCCAGGACCGGTATCCCCCGCTCCTCGGCGGCGTCGAAGAACGCCCGGCGCAGCGGGGGCATCCGCAGCTGGGCGGAGACCGCCAGGGCGGCCACCCCGGCGTCGTCCAGCCGCTCCAGATAGGCGCGCTGCCCGGCCGCCGAGCGGGGCATCGCTATCCCCGTCGTCATGATCATCTCGGAGCCGAGCAGCCAGGGCGTGGGGTCGTCCAGCTCGCTCACATGCGCCCAGGACACAGAGCGGTGCAGCCCCGCGCCACCCGCGATCAACCGCAGCTGCAGGGCCGGATACGACAGCAGATCGTCGACCGTCACACCCTGCTCTTTGTTGTTCACCACAAATTGAGCCTAACTCTTTGTCTCAGCAACGATTGTCGCGCGGTTCCTCCGCTGTGCAGACTCGCTCGACCGGACCCCACCGGCGCACGTCAAGAAGGGACCGCAACACCATGACCGAACCCCGAGGGCCCGTCGACTCCTCCCGGGTCCCGCGCTTCGCCGGCCCGGCCACCTTCGCCAGGCTGCCCCGCCTCGACGAGGTCGCGGGGGCCGACGTGGCGGTGGTGGGCGTCCCGTTCGACGGCGGTGTCTCCTACCGCCCCGGCGCCCGTTTCGGGCCCGCCGCGGTCCGCGAGGCCAGCCGGCTGCTGCGCCCCTACCACCCGGGCCTGGACGTGTCCCCGTTCGCCACCCAGCAGGTGGCCGACGCCGGTGACATCGCCGTCAACCCCTTCGACATCGGCGAGGCCATCGAGACCATCCAGGACGCCGCGGGCAGCCTCCAGGCCGAAGGCACCCGCCTGGTCACCATCGGCGGCGACCACACCATCGCGCTTCCGCTGCTGCGCGCCGCCGCGACGAGGCACGGCCCGGTCGCGGTGCTCCACTTCGACGCCCACCTGGACACCTGGGACACCTACTTCGGCGCCGAGCACACCCATGGCACCCCGTTCCGCCGGGCCGTGGAGGAGGGCATCGTCGACACCTCCGCCCTCTCGCACGTCGGCACCCGAGGCCCGCTGTACGGCAAGCAGGACCTCACCGAGGACGAGAAGCTGGGCTTCGGCATCGTCACCTCCGCCGATGTCTACCGGCGCGGCGCCGACGAGGTGGCCGACCAGCTGCGCCAGCGCATCGGCGACCGGCCGCTGTACATCTCCATCGACATCGACTGCCTCGACCCGGCCCACGCCCCCGGCACCGGCACCCCCGAGGCGGGCGGCCTGACCTCCCGCGAGCTCCTGGAGATCCTGCGCGGACTGGCCGGATGCCGTCTGATCGGCGCCGATGTGGTGGAGGTCGCGCCCGCCTACGACCACGCCGAGATCACCTCGGTCGCGGCCTCCCACGTCGCCTACGACCTGATCAGCCTGCTCGCACTCCAAGGGAAGCGGGAGACGACGGATGAGTGAATCCCCGGCACTGACCGAGGTCGAGAGCTACGGGGTCGAGCGCATCCCCGACGCGGACCGCAGCGCGACCCCCTTCGACCTGTTCCGCGTCGCGTTCGGCGGCGCCAACACCTTCGCCACCTGTGTGCTCGGCGCCTTTCCGATCCTCTTCGGGCTCTCCTTCTGGCAGGGCCTGGCGGCCACCCTGCTCGGCGTCGTGGGCGGCTCCCTGATCCTCGCCCCGCTCGCCGTGTTCGGCCCGTGCAACGGCACCAACAACGCCGTCTCCTCCTCGGCGCACCTGGGGGTGCACGGGCGGATCGTCGGCTCGTTCCTGTCGCTGCTCACCGCCATCGCGTTCTTCTCCATCTCGGTGTGGTCCTCCGGAGACGCACTGGTCGGAGGCGCCCACCGGCTGATGGACGTGCCGCAGAACGACGGGACGTTCGCCCTCGCCTACGGCGTCTTCGGGGCGCTGGTGCTGACGGTGTGCGTGTACGGCTTCCGGTTCATGCTCTTCGTCAACAAGATCGCGGTGGTGGCGGCCTCGACGCTGTTCGTCCTCGGCTTCTTCGCCTTCGTGGGGGACTTCGACCCCGGCTACCAGGGGGTCTTCCCCTCGGCTTCCACGGCCGGGTTCTGGCCCGCGTTCATCGGCTCGGCGCTGATCGTGCTGTCCAACCCGGTGTCCTTCGGCGCCTTCCTCGGCGACTGGGCGCGCTACATCCCCGCCGACACCTCGCGCCGCAAGGTCGTCACGGCGGCGTTCGCCTCGCAGATCGCCACCATCCTGCCGTTCTTCTTCGGTCTGGCCACCGCCTCGATCATCGCCAAGAAGGCCGCGCCGTACATGGACGCCGGGGCGCCGAACTACGTCGGCGGGCTGCTGGCCATCTCGCCCGGCTGGTACTTCCTGCCGGTGTGCCTGCTCGCGCTCATCGGCGGCCTGTCCACCGGCACCACCTCGCTCTACGGCACCGGCCTGGACTTCTCCAGCGTGTTCACCCGGTTCAGCCGGGTGCAGGCCACGCTGTTCGTCGGGGTCCTCTCGATCGGTTTCATCTTCCTGGGCCGGTTCGCCGCCAATCTGTCCCAGTCCATCTCCACCTTCGCCACGCTGATCATCACCTGCACCGCCCCCTGGATGATCATCATGGTGCTCGGCTATGTGACCCGGCGCGGCTGGTACGACCCCGATTCGCTCCAGGTGTTCAACCGGCGCCAGCGCGGCGGCCGTTACTGGTTCCACCACGGCTGGAACTGGCGTGGCATGTCCGCCTGGCTGACCGCGGCGGTGCTCGCCCTGCTCTTCGTCAACGTCCCCGGCCAGTTCGTCGGGCCGCTCGGCGATCTGGCCGACGGCGCGGACATCTCGCTGCCGGTGGGCCTCGCCACCGCCTCGCTCCTCTATCTGGCGCTGCTGTGGCTCTTCCCCGAGCCGCGCGAGGTGTACGGGCCCGAGGGGCCGCGGCTGGTCCGCGCCTCGGACGCGCCCGTACCGCCGATCACCACGGAGGCCGGCGCGCCCGTGCCCGCGGTGGCGGAAGGGGCGTGAGGCCACCGTGCGCCTCATCGACCTCTCCGTACCCGTAGCCACGGGGATGCCCGTCTACCCCGGCGATCCGCGGGTGGCCATCGCCCCCGCGCTGAGCGTCGCCGCCGACGGGGTGAACGTGCTGCACCTGGACATGGGGTCGCAGTCCGGCACCCATGTCGACGCCCCGTTCCACATCGACGACGCGCTGCCCACCCTCGACCGGCTGCCCCTGGAGCGCTTCTGGGGCCGCGCGGTGGTGGTGGACGCCCGTGGCGCGGAGCCCCGGACACCGCTCGGGCCGTCCCTGTTCGAGGGCCGGCTGCGGGCCGGGGCCATCGTGCTGGTGGCCACCGGCTGGTCGAGGTACTGGGGGCACGACGACTACCTCGCCCATCCGTATCTCACCCCGGAGGCCGCCGAACTCCTCGTGGACGCCGGGATCCGCACCGTCGGCATCGACGCGCTGAGCGTCGACGCCACCCCCGCCGACGACCTCCCCGCCCACCGGATCCTGTGCGGCGCCCACGCCGTCATCGCCGAGAACCTCACCGGTCTCGGCCCCCTGCTCGACGCGCAGACGGCGGGAGAGCCCATCGAGGTCTCCCTGCTGCCGCTGCGGCTCCCCGCCGCCGACGGCGCCCCGGTACGGGCCGTGGCCCGCGTCGGCTGAACCACCCACGCAAGGAGCACCACCCCATGCACGACGAGGTTCTGCGGGCCGCCGACGCCCTGGTGGCGGCGTTCGGCGAAGGCCGCCTCGACGACTACTTCGCGGCGTTCGCGCCCGACGCCACATTCGTCTTCCACACCGCCTCCGGACGTCTCGGCTCCACCGCGGACTACCGGGCCCTGTGGGACCGCTGGGTCGCGGAGGACGACTTCCGCGTCGTCTCCTGCGCCTCCACCGACCGGCTGGTCCAACTCCTCGGCGACAGCGCGGTGTTCACCCACCTGGTGCAGACCACGGTGCGCACCACGGCCGGTACGGAGACCACCCACGAGCGCGAGACCATCGTCTTCCGCCGTCAGACCCACGGCCACTGGCTGGCCGTGCACGAACACCTCTCGGCAGCGCCCGGCACGACGACGGCCCCGGCCACGACGACGGCCCCGGCCACGACGACGGCCCAGCCCCCGGCCACGTCCACGATCACGGAAACGGAACGATGAGCGAGCTTCTCGTACTGCGCAACCACATCGACGGCGAGTACGCCGACGCGGCCGACGGCCGCCGCCTGGAGGTCACCGACCCCGTCACCGGCGAGGTGTACGCCACCTCGCCCCGGTCCGGCGCCGCCGACGTCGACGCCGCGATGGCCGCCGCCGCGGCGGCCTTCCCCGCCTGGCGCGACGCCACCCCGTCCATCCGGCAGAAGCTGCTGCTGAGGATCGCGGACGCGGTCGAGGCGCGGGCGGAGGAGATCGCGGACGCCGAGTGCCGCAACACCGGAAAGCCGCGCGCCCTCACCCTCACCGAGGAGATCGCCCCGATCGTCGACCAGATCCGGTTCTTCGCCGGAGCCGCGCGTCTGCTGGAGGGCCGGTCGGCGGGCGAGTACATGGAGGGCCTGACTTCGATCGTCCGGCGGGAGCCGATCGGGGTGTGCGCCCAGGTGGCGCCCTGGAACTACCCGCTGATGATGGGCGTGTGGAAGTTCGCCCCGGCCCTCGCCGCGGGCAACACGGTCGTCCTCAAGCCGTCGGACACCACCCCCGCATCCACCGTGCTGCTCGCGGGCGTCATCGGCGACATCCTCCAGGAACTGGGCCTTCCGGCCGGCATCTTCAACGTGGTGTGCGGCGACCGCGAGACCGGCCGGCTGATGGTCGAGCACCCCACCCCGGCGATGGCGGCCATCACCGGCTCGGTGCGCGCGGGCACGCAGGTCGCCGCGTCGGCGGCGAAGGACATCAAGCGGGTCCACCTCGAACTGGGCGGCAAGGCCCCCGCGGTGGTCTTCGAGGACGCCGACATCGCGGCGGCCGTCGAGGGCATCTCCCTCGCCGGATTCTTCAACGCGGGCCAGGACTGCACCGCGGCCACGCGCGTCCTCGTCCACGAGTCCGTCCACGACGCGTTCGTGAGCGCGCTCGCCAAGGCCGCCGCCGCTACCGGGACGGGCGGTGGCATCGACGACGAGGACGTGCTGTACGGGCCGTTGAACAACGCCGGCCAGCTGGCCCAGGTCACCGGCTTCATCGACCGGCTGCCCGCGCACGCCACCGTTGAGACGGGTGGCCACCGGGTCGGCGACAAGGGCTTCTTCTACGCGCCCACCGTGGTCTCCGGGCTCGAGCAGGACGACGAGATCATCCAGAACGAGGTCTTCGGCCCGGTCATCACCGTGCAGTCCTTCCGGGACGAGGCCGAGGCCGTCGCGTACGCCAACGGCGTGGAGTACGCGCTGGCCTCGTCGGTGTGGACCAAGGACCACGCCCGCGCGATGCGGATGTCCAAGGCCCTGGACTTCGGCTGCGTCTGGATCAACACCCATATGATCCTCGCCGCCGAGATGCCGCACGGCGGCTACAAGAAGTCCGGCTACGGCAAGGACCTCTCCGCGTACGGCTTCGAGGACTACACCCGCGTCAAGCACGTCATGACGGCCCTCTGAAGCAACCGTCGCCACTCCGGTGTGTCAGCACCGCGCCGCCGACCCGGCGCGGTGCCGACACACCCGGTGCCGTACGTGCGTAGCCTGGTGCGCCATGAGCGAGATGACACTGCGCCGGGCCCAAGTCTCCGACCACGGGACGATCGTCGAATGCGTGCGGGAGTGGTGGGGCGACTCACGCACCCCCGGCCAGGCGCGTGAGCTTTCCATGCTGCTGCCCAGGCTGTTCCTGCAGTTCTTCGCCGGCACCAGCCTGGTGCTGGAGGACCGCGACGGCGTCAAGGCGTTCCTCGTGGGCTTCCACGCCGCGGACAACGACCACGAGGCGTACATCCACTTCGTCGGGGTGGCGCCCGAACTGCGCGGGCAGGGCGTGGGGCGCAGGCTCTACACGGCGTTCTTCCGGCGCGCCGCCGAGGCGGGCCGCCGTGAGGTGCACGCCATCACCTCGCCGCTGAACACCGGGTCCGTGGCCTTCCACCGGGCCATGGGGTTCATGCTGGAGGAGGGCGACCGTGAGGTCAACGGCCTTCCCGTGCACGGCGATTACGACGGACCCGGGCAGCACCGGGTGTGCTTCCGCCGGCAGATCGCCGTTCGTCCCTGACCGCGGACGAGAGGGCTTGACGGTGGGGGTGCGCTGCTCTACACCAGTATGGGAGCGCTCCCATGGCTCCCGTGACGTGTTCCACGGCCAGGGCGTCCGCACCCGTTCCTCGGGCGCCCACGCAACGAACCTCATGGACCGCCGAAAGGAAAGCGCATGGCACGCACCAGGCATCCGCTCGCCGCCCTGATTCCCTTACTCGCGTTCCTCGCCGTTCTCGTCCCGCTCGGCGCCGGGACGGCCCACGCCGAGTCCAACGGCGGGGTGAAGGTCATGCCGCTGGGCGACTCGATCACCGACGGGTTCAACGTCCCGGGCGGTTACCGCGTCGGCCTGTGGCAGAAGCTCACGGCGGGCCGTTACAAAGTCGACTTCGTCGGCTCGCTCTTCAACGGCCCGTCCGGCCTCGGCGATCACGACCACGAGGGCCACTCCGGCTGGACGATCCAGCAGATCGACGACAACGTCGTGAACTGGCTGCGCACCCAGAACCCGCATACGATCCTGCTGCACATCGGGACCAACGACATCTACGGCAGCAACCCCGCCGGGGCGCCGGCCAGGCTCTCCACCCTGATCGACCACATCACCGCCCAGGCGCCGGACGCGGAGCTCTTCGTCGCCACCATCACCCCGCTGGGCTTCATGGACTCCACCGTACGCGCGTACAACGCGGCGATCCCCGGCATCGTGCAGAGCAAGGTCAACGCGGGCAAGCACGTCCATCTGGTTGACATGTACAGCGCATTGACGCCCGCGGACCTGGCCGACGGAGTGCATCCCAACGCCGGTGGCTACGACAAGATGGCCGACGTCTGGTGGCGGGCGCTGCGGTCGGTGCCGGGCAGCATCGGCAACCCCACGTTCGCCACCACCGGGTCCGGGGCGCGTGGCAACGGGTCGGCCGCACGGGCGGCATGAACCGCCCCTTCACCGTCACAGCCCAGGAAGGACCGTCCATGAACCACACCCCCGCCTCCGCGGAAACCACGCACACGCCCGGGCGACGCCCAAGGGCCCCGAGGTCGATGGCCGCGGCGTTACTCGGCGGCGTACTGCCGCTGCTCGCCGCACTGTTCCTGCTGGCGCCGCCACCCGCCGCGGCCGCCTCGCTCACCGAGGTCACCGGCTTCGGCAACAACCCGAGCAACCTCCGCATGCACGAGTACGTGCCGGACAACGTCGCGGCACGGCCCGCCGTCCTCGTGGCGGTGCACTACTGCACCGGCTCGGGGCCCGCGTTCTACTCCGGTACCGAGTTCGCCTCCCTGGCCGACCGGTACGGCTTCATCGTCATCTACCCCTCCGCCACCAGAAGCGGCGCCTGCTTCGACGTCTCCTCCTCGCAGGCGCTGCGGCACGACGGCGGCAGCGACCCGGTGGGCATCGTCTCGATGGTCCGCTACGCCCAGCAGCGCCACAACGCCGACCCCAACCGGGTGTACGTCACCGGCGCCTCGTCGGGCGCCATGATGACCAACGTCCTGCTGGGCGACTACCCGGATGTGTTCAAGGCGGGCGCGGCGTTCGCGGGCGTGCCCTTCGGCTGTTTCGCCACCACGGACGGATCCGGCTGGAACACCGCCTGCGCCAACGGCACCATCACCAGGACACCGCAGGCGTGGGGCGATCTCGCACGCGGGGCCTACCCCGGATACCAGGGCGCCAGGCCGAGGATGCAGCTGTGGCACGGCACCGCCGACGGCACCCTGCGCTATCCGAACTTCGGCGAGGAGATCAAGCAGTGGACCAATGTGCTCGGCGTGAGCCAGACCCCCGCCGTCACCGACCATCCGCAGTCCTCCTGGACC encodes the following:
- a CDS encoding PucR family transcriptional regulator, giving the protein MVNNKEQGVTVDDLLSYPALQLRLIAGGAGLHRSVSWAHVSELDDPTPWLLGSEMIMTTGIAMPRSAAGQRAYLERLDDAGVAALAVSAQLRMPPLRRAFFDAAEERGIPVLEIPLAVPFMAVAQEVAAAVQEDARHRLGAQLQVFGALRWLTSENLDTATLFGRLEKLSGYDIYLCTTQGRPLLPGVPAPDASVIPGSADAPPTIPGGFALPVPSPGGPAGFLIAFEREGARPAGLAVVQHIATVAALQLAMVRTERETLRREGAEILAELLQGALEPAVARRHLLRHSIEGETVLAVVRGVTEDVVLRALEDQPCLLLKRGEDRYLLGSPGLGEAVESLPGVAAGMSRPFSPGSPLRIAQREALWAASHAVASGRALVRYGDDVTGRWLPDDPAALTDLVEHVLGEALRYDTGHGSRLLTSVRTWMERDRRTDEAAAALHVHPNTLAYRLRRFSELTGRDLSTTGAFAEVWLAIRAASQLGLLD
- a CDS encoding NAD(P)/FAD-dependent oxidoreductase, whose protein sequence is MTATTAGRPAPVNGRVAHWFAELPTPRPALPGDRDADVCVVGAGLTGLWTAYYLKQADPGLRITVLEAEFAGFGASGRNGGWASGLIPGARDRMARAYGRPAVLDWQRAMNEAVDEVIDAAAREGIDAGIVKGGTLRVARTPAQATRLRHKVEQDHEWGVADSVLLTPAESAARIRIDGVTAAAFTPHCARLQPATLVRGLADTVERLGVTIHEKSPVTAIEPGRAITAHGTVRAPVVLRATEGFTASLKGLRRAWLPMNSSMIVTEPLPARIWREIGWEGRETLGDTAHGHMYAQRTGDDRIAIGGRGVPYRFGSRTDHEGRVGERTIGQLTRTLERMLPQTAGARVDHAWCGVLAVPRDWSATVGLDRATGLGWAGGYVGHGVTSTNLAARTLTDLVLARDTRLTRLPWTGHAPGTWEPEPFRWLGVRGLYTAYRLADRHEAGGRVRTSPIATVADLIARRP
- the speB gene encoding agmatinase, whose product is MTEPRGPVDSSRVPRFAGPATFARLPRLDEVAGADVAVVGVPFDGGVSYRPGARFGPAAVREASRLLRPYHPGLDVSPFATQQVADAGDIAVNPFDIGEAIETIQDAAGSLQAEGTRLVTIGGDHTIALPLLRAAATRHGPVAVLHFDAHLDTWDTYFGAEHTHGTPFRRAVEEGIVDTSALSHVGTRGPLYGKQDLTEDEKLGFGIVTSADVYRRGADEVADQLRQRIGDRPLYISIDIDCLDPAHAPGTGTPEAGGLTSRELLEILRGLAGCRLIGADVVEVAPAYDHAEITSVAASHVAYDLISLLALQGKRETTDE
- a CDS encoding purine-cytosine permease family protein; its protein translation is MSESPALTEVESYGVERIPDADRSATPFDLFRVAFGGANTFATCVLGAFPILFGLSFWQGLAATLLGVVGGSLILAPLAVFGPCNGTNNAVSSSAHLGVHGRIVGSFLSLLTAIAFFSISVWSSGDALVGGAHRLMDVPQNDGTFALAYGVFGALVLTVCVYGFRFMLFVNKIAVVAASTLFVLGFFAFVGDFDPGYQGVFPSASTAGFWPAFIGSALIVLSNPVSFGAFLGDWARYIPADTSRRKVVTAAFASQIATILPFFFGLATASIIAKKAAPYMDAGAPNYVGGLLAISPGWYFLPVCLLALIGGLSTGTTSLYGTGLDFSSVFTRFSRVQATLFVGVLSIGFIFLGRFAANLSQSISTFATLIITCTAPWMIIMVLGYVTRRGWYDPDSLQVFNRRQRGGRYWFHHGWNWRGMSAWLTAAVLALLFVNVPGQFVGPLGDLADGADISLPVGLATASLLYLALLWLFPEPREVYGPEGPRLVRASDAPVPPITTEAGAPVPAVAEGA
- a CDS encoding cyclase family protein; this translates as MRLIDLSVPVATGMPVYPGDPRVAIAPALSVAADGVNVLHLDMGSQSGTHVDAPFHIDDALPTLDRLPLERFWGRAVVVDARGAEPRTPLGPSLFEGRLRAGAIVLVATGWSRYWGHDDYLAHPYLTPEAAELLVDAGIRTVGIDALSVDATPADDLPAHRILCGAHAVIAENLTGLGPLLDAQTAGEPIEVSLLPLRLPAADGAPVRAVARVG
- a CDS encoding PucR family transcriptional regulator — translated: MPLLTVADVLRLPVIVAGLPRVMAGEDQLARAVRWVHVTELLDPASFLEGGELVLTTGMPQPNDPSRLRGYVDQLADIGAAGLVVELGRRYQQAPPDLVAACRARDLPLIVLSRGIRFIEVTQHVHALILDAQGELLRRSQQVHEIFTGLTLRNAEPKELVRAAADLMGRPVVLENLLHHAVFSGTAGGTAGQVLEAWQRRSRATPTPDTTQASGPEGWLVAPVEHNGRRWGRLVAVPNAAAPAADPEHTMILGRAATALTLARLTGHTQWDRQAHTCALLELLRWSYRGRTEARIRIEALGIPVVGHRLIALAIGHHGATADETGLDDRLADALQGSGIRALVGRVSPDRTGVLLALARASAWQPVVERVSRLTEETLGAPAVVAVGPGVTEIDQVARVFREAEEVADAIGPTTPHRPFHVPSDVGLPELLYALRDDIRVQRYVEHQLGRLIEYDERHAGDLLTTLRHYLAAGNKSIAAKQIGLSRQAFYQRLHTIERLLGRDLESGVQRTQLHVAVTALDTLTASGAGGWGA
- a CDS encoding methyltransferase, whose protein sequence is MTSETGYLLDNRQREAGRRFDALAELFDPWTLDHLDQLGLAAGWRCWEVGAGGPSVPTALAGRVGPTGQVLVTDIDTSWLTRLSGPATGPVEVRRHDVARDEPPGDGFDLVHVRLVLVHLPDRAEALRRMAGAVRPGGWLVVEDADPALQPLACPDERGPAEELANRIRRGFRALLAERGVDLAFGRTLPALLRGAGLHDVRAEGCFPLTSPACRELEAATVRQLRGRLVAGGLATEQEIERHLDQLRGEGMDVTTAPLITCWGRRPH